The DNA segment GTTTGCCCGGGGAAAAGTCATATTCGTCTCGCAGGGTTCAAGCCTCCTTAAAACAGGCACGTCGCTCGCTTGGTGTGGCGAGGCGTGCAGAAATGATTCAAACGACATCATGCATACTTTATATGTATAAAAAGGAGCGCGATCGCACCGCCGGTCGCCATGAACACTTCAGCCTGGTGGTGATGGGCACGGACGCTGTCGGGGATTTGTTACCGGATTTGTGAGGGCGGAAGCCGCAGGCTAGAAGGTTGGGTGGCTAACTAACCATTATGTGACTGACAAGTTGTATACAACTCTATGGACATTTGTCACGGGTATTGAATACAGTGTGCGCATAACAAAAACCAGGGAACCCCCCACCATGAAAACGCCCCATGTTTCACACCCACGGCCCGAGGACGAAAATCTCGGGGTCGGCGCGAATATGGCTTACGGCCTGCAACATGTGCTGACCATGTACGGCGGTATCGTTGCGGTGCCACTGATCATCGGCCAGGCGGCCGGCCTGTCGCCGGCGGACATCGGTTTGTTGATTGCTGCTTCATTGTTTGCGGGGGGGCTGGCGACGCTGCTGCAAACCCTGGGTCTGCCGTTTTTTGGCTGTCAGTTGCCGCTGGTGCAGGGCGTGTCGTTTTCCGGCGTGGCGACCATGGTCGCGATCGTCAGCAGTGGCGGGGAGGGCGGCTTCCAGTCGGTGCTCGGCGCGGTGATTGCGGCGTCCTTGATAGGGCTGTTGATTACCCCGGTGTTCTCGCGCATTACCAAATTCTTTCCACCGCTGGTCACGGGCATCGTGATCACCACCATCGGCCTGACGCTGATGCCAGTGGCCGCGCGCTGGGCGATGGGCGGCAACAGTCATGCGCCGGACTTCGGCAGCATGCAGAACATCGGTCTGGCGGCGGTCACGCTGGTACTCGTGTTGCTGCTGAGCAAGGTGGGCAGTGCGACCATTTCGCGCCTGTCGATCCTGTTGGCCATGGTGATCGGCACGGTGCTGGCGGTGTTCCTCGGCATGGCGGATTTCTCCAGCGTCACCACCGGGCCGATGTTCGGCTTCCCGACGCCGTTTCACTTCGGCATGCCGACCTTCCACTTCGCCGCCATTCTGTCGATGTGCATCGTGGTCATGGTGACGCTGGTGGAAACCTCGGCGGACATTCTGGCGGTCGGTGAGATCATCGGCACCAAGGTCGATTCCAAGCGCCTGGGCAATGGCTTGCGCGCGGACATGCTGTCGAGCATGTTTGCACCGATCTTCGGTTCGTTCACCCAGAGCGCCTTTGCGCAGAACGTCGGTCTGGTGGCGGTGACCGGCATCAAGAGCCGTTACGTGGTGGCCACGGGCGGTCTGTTTCTGGTGATCCTCGGCCTGCTGCCGTTCATGGGCCGGGTCATTGCCGCGGTGCCGACTTCGGTGCTCGGTGGGGCCGGTATCGTGTTATTCGGTACGGTGGCCGCCAGTGGCATTCGCACCTTGTCCAAGGTGGATTACCGCAACAACGTCAACCTGATCATCGTCGCCACCTCGATCGGTTTCGGCATGATCCCGATTGCCGCGCCGAGTTTCTACGACCAGTTCCCGAGCTGGTTCGCGACGATTTTCCATTCGGGTATCAGTTCGTCGGCGATCATGGCGATCCTGCTCAACCTGGCGTTCAACCACTTCACTGCCGGTAACTCGGATCAGCAATCGGTGTTTGCCGCAGCGGAGGAGCGCACCTTGCGCTACCGCGATCTGGCCGCGCTGCGTGAAGGTGACTACTTCAGCGATGGCAAGCTGCACGATTGCGATGGCAAGGAAGTGCCGGTGATCGAGCCTGATGAACACGACCCTGGGCACGGTGCAGCGAAAGTGCAGATCAAGAGCAGCGAACACGTTTGACGGCGGCGACTGAATAGAAAAGGGCCGATCTGTCCTGGACAGATCGGCCCTTTTCATTGGGGCTTTTCGAGCGCCCACAAAAAAGCCCCTGAATCTTTCGATTCAGGGGCTTTGCTATTTGGCTCCACAACCTGGACTCGAACCAGGGACCCAATGATTAACAGTCATTTGCTCTACCAACTGAGCTATTGCGGAATTGGTGCGTATGTTACTGATTTAAAAAGACTAGTCAAGCGCCTGATGCAAAATTGCAGGAATCTTCGGGACGGACGGTGATTTGTCAGCGATTGGCGGTTACCAGAAAAGCCCCCAAGGTCTACCATGACCGCCCGGAAGTGGTCACACGCGCTGCCGGCCATCAGCCGCAAAGGTACGCGCCATGCCTCAAATCACTCGCAATATCGAGGTGCTCGCATGAGCACTGCACAAATCAGCCTGCCAAAAGGGATCGGCCCGCACGCGGAAAAACTCTTCGATGCAATCGCCGGGGCCAGCACTGCCGAAGAACTGAACCGCGCCGGCGGCAAGGCCGAAGGGTTCGTCCTCGGGCTTGAAAGCAGCAAGACCATCAAGAGCCAAGTGGCCGAATCGCTGTATGTAATTTACGACGATGCCGCCGCTCAGCGCTCGGATGAACTGGCTTAACTACCGAAGGTAATCGTGCCCAGCATCAGCTTGGCATAGGCCGCCGTTGCCGCCAGTTGCACCAGCCACAGGGCCAGGCCACCGAGGAATACCCCGGTGGCGACTTGCAGCACCAGGCTCTTTTCGCGTTTGGCCGAGGCGCGCGGGATGAAATCATCCAGATCGTCACGGTCGGCGCGCAGGTTGTCGTTTTTCATGGGCTTCTCACAAAATTCTCGAATGTACACAAAACCCTGTAGGAGTGAGCCTGCTCGCGATAGCGTTTTTTCAGCCTGAACAGGTATGACTGACACACCGCTATCGCGAGCAGGCTCACTCCTGCAGTTGGAATTGTGTGCAGTCTAGAGGTTACGGGGCGTTGTCAGAGACAAATAAAAACGGGAAGCCTTGAAGGCTTCCCGTTTTTCATCAAGCTGCGTGATCAGATGACCTGAACAATCGCATCCGTCACAGCCTTGATGTTGCGCTGGTTCAACGCCGCCACGCAGATGCGACCGGTGTCCAGAGCGTAGATGCCGAACTCGTTGCGCAGGCGATGAACCTGTTCAGTGGTCAGGCCCGAGTAGGAGAACATGCCGCGCTGACGGCCGACGAAGCTGAAATCACGGCCCGGCGCTTTCTCTGCCAGCAGATCGACCATTTGCGTGCGCATGCCGCGAATACGCAGACGCATTTCCGCCAGTTCGGCTTCCCACTGCGCACGCAGTTCAGGGCTGTTCAGCACGGCGGCGACGATGCTCGCGCCATGGGTTGGCGGGTTGGAGTAGTTGGTGCGGATCACGCGTTTGACTTGCGACAGCACGCGCGCGCTTTCTTCCTTCGATTCGCTGATGATCGACAGCGCGCCAACGCGCTCGCCGTACAGCGAGAACGACTTGGAGAACGAGCTGGAAACGAAGAAGGTCAGGCCGGACTCGGCGAACAGGCGCACCGCAGCGGCGTCTTCGTCGATGCCGTCGCCAAAACCCTGGTACGCCATGTCGAGGAACGGCACGTGGCCTTTGGCTTTGACCGCTTGCAGTACGTTGTTCCAGTCCGCCGGGCTCAGGTCGACGCCGGTCGGGTTGTGGCAGCAAGCGTGCAGGACAACGATCGAACCGTTCGGCAGGGCGTTGAGGTCTTCGAGCATGCCGGCACGGTTCACGTCGTGCGTGGCGGCGTCGTAGTAGCGGTAGTTCTGCACCGGGAAACCGGCGGTTTCGAACAGCGCGCGGTGGTTTTCCCAGCTTGGATCGCTGATTGCCACAACGGCGTTCGGCAGCAATTGCTTGAGGAAGTCAGCGCCGATTTTCAGTGCGCCGGTACCGCCGACGGCCTGAGTGGTGATGACGCGGCCAGCACTGATCAGCGGCGAGTCGTTACCGAACAGCAGCTTTTGCACGGCCTGGTCGTAGGCGGCGATGCCATCGATCGGCAGGTAACCGCGCGAAGCGTGTTGCGCGACGCGAATCGACTCGGCTTCGATCACCGCGCGCAGCAGTGGAATTCGCCCCTCTTCGTTGCAGTAGACACCCACGCCCAGGTTGACCTTGGTGGTCCGGGTATCGGCGTTGAATGCTTCGTTGAGGCCCAGGATTGGATCGCGGGGTGCCATTTCGACAGCGGAGAACAGGCTCATTATTGCGGCGGCTCTGAATGGGATATGGAGGGACGTGTCGCGCTCCAGCCGGATGCACTAGAGCGGTGCACAAACGGGGAGCTAGTATAGAGGCCATCAGCGCGCAATGGCGACAGGCGAATCGGTTTTTCCGGTAAGTTTTTCCGATTATTTCTTGACCGTTAGTCGATTGTCTTTGTCAGACTCTTTACCCGGATGTAGGACGTTTGCCTTGAAAGGTCAGGCAATCGCCACCACATTACGGACAATCCAGGTTTTTTCTTGCGCGACATCGGTCGTTTGCGGTCGTCCCCGTGGTAATCCGTCTGACTCGGAACGCCGCGATTCCAGAGGTGTGTATGTCGGAATTCCAGCTAGTCACCCGCTTCGAGCCTGCCGGCGATCAGCCGGAAGCGATCCGCCAGATGGTCGAAGGCATCGAGGCCGGGCTGGCGCACCAGACGCTGCTCGGTGTGACCGGCTCGGGCAAGACCTTCAGCATCGCCAACGTCATCGCCCAGGTGCAGCGCCCGACGCTGGTACTGGCGCCGAACAAGACCCTGGCCGCGCAGTTGTATGGCGAGTTCAAGGCGTTCTTCCCGAACAACGCCGTCGAGTATTTCGTTTCTTATTACGACTATTACCAGCCGGAAGCCTACGTGCCGTCGTCGGACACCTTCATCGAGAAGGACGCGTCGATCAACGACCACATCGAGCAGATGCGTCTGTCCGCGACCAAAGCGTTGCTGGAGCGCAAGGACGCGATCATCGTCACCACGGTGTCGTGCATCTACGGTCTGGGCAGTCCGGAAACCTATTTGAAGATGGTGCTGCACGTCGATCGCGGCGACAAACTCGATCAGCGCGCGCTGCTACGGCGTCTGGCCGATCTGCAATACACCCGCAACGACATGGATTTTGCCCGAGCGACGTTCCGTGTGCGTGGCGATGTGATCGATATTTTCCCGGCGGAATCCGATCTGGAGGCGATCCGTATCGAGTTGTTCGATGACGAGGTCGAGAGCATTTCCGCGTTCGACCCGCTGACCGGCGAAGTCATTCGCAAGATGCCGCGTTTCACTTTTTATCCGAAGAGTCACTACGTGACGCCGCGCGAGACCTTGCTCGACGCCATCGAAGGCATCAAAGTCGAATTGCAGGAACGTCTGGAGTACCTGCGCAGCAACAACAAACTGGTCGAAGCCCAGCGTCTGGAGCAACGCACTCGCTTCGATCTGGAGATGATTCTCGAACTGGGTTACTGCAACGGCATCGAAAACTACTCGCGCTACCTGTCCGGGCGTCCGGCCGGTGCCGCGCCGCCAACCCTTTACGATTACCTGCCGGCCGATGCCTTGCTGGTCATCGACGAGTCCCACGTCAGCGTGCCGCAGGTCGGCGCGATGTATAAGGGCGACCGCTCGCGTAAAGAAACCCTGGTCGAATACGGCTTCCGTCTGCCTTCGGCGCTGGATAATCGGCCGATGCGTTTCGACGAATGGGAAGGGGTCAGCCCGCAGACTATTTTCGTCTCGGCGACGCCGGGCAATTACGAGGCCGAACACGCCGGGCGCGTGGTCGAGCAAGTGGTGCGTCCGACCGGTCTGGTCGACCCGCAGGTCGAAGTGCGCCCGGCGCTGACCCAGGTCGATGACCTGCTCTCGGAAATCACCAAGCGCGTAGCGGTGGAAGAGCGCGTACTGGTTACGACGCTGACCAAGCGCATGGCCGAAGACCTCACCGATTACCTCGCCGACCACGGCGTGCGCGTGCGCTATCTGCACTCCGACATCGACACCGTCGAGCGCGTGGAGATCATCCGCGACTTGCGCCTTGGCGTGTTTGACGTGCTGGTCGGCATCAACCTGTTGCGCGAAGGCCTGGACATGCCGGAAGTGTCGCTGGTGGCGATTCTCGATGCCGACAAGGAAGGTTTCCTGCGTTCCGAGCGTTCGCTGATCCAGACCATCGGCCGCGCGGCACGTAACCTCAATGGCCGGGCCATTCTGTATGCCGATCGCATGACCGGTTCGATGGAACGGGCGATTGGCGAAACCGAACGCCGCCGCGAGAAACAGATCGCTTTCAACCTTGAGCACGGTATCACTCCGAAGGGCGTGATCAAGGACGTCGCCGACATCATGGAAGGTGCCACTGTGCCGGGCTCGCGCAGCAAGAAGCGCAAAGGCATGGCCAAGGCTGCCGAAGAAAACGCCAAGTACGAAGCCGAACTGCGCTCGCCAAGCGAAATCACCAAACGCATCCGTGCGCT comes from the Pseudomonas granadensis genome and includes:
- a CDS encoding nucleobase:cation symporter-2 family protein — protein: MKTPHVSHPRPEDENLGVGANMAYGLQHVLTMYGGIVAVPLIIGQAAGLSPADIGLLIAASLFAGGLATLLQTLGLPFFGCQLPLVQGVSFSGVATMVAIVSSGGEGGFQSVLGAVIAASLIGLLITPVFSRITKFFPPLVTGIVITTIGLTLMPVAARWAMGGNSHAPDFGSMQNIGLAAVTLVLVLLLSKVGSATISRLSILLAMVIGTVLAVFLGMADFSSVTTGPMFGFPTPFHFGMPTFHFAAILSMCIVVMVTLVETSADILAVGEIIGTKVDSKRLGNGLRADMLSSMFAPIFGSFTQSAFAQNVGLVAVTGIKSRYVVATGGLFLVILGLLPFMGRVIAAVPTSVLGGAGIVLFGTVAASGIRTLSKVDYRNNVNLIIVATSIGFGMIPIAAPSFYDQFPSWFATIFHSGISSSAIMAILLNLAFNHFTAGNSDQQSVFAAAEERTLRYRDLAALREGDYFSDGKLHDCDGKEVPVIEPDEHDPGHGAAKVQIKSSEHV
- a CDS encoding amino acid aminotransferase, with the translated sequence MSLFSAVEMAPRDPILGLNEAFNADTRTTKVNLGVGVYCNEEGRIPLLRAVIEAESIRVAQHASRGYLPIDGIAAYDQAVQKLLFGNDSPLISAGRVITTQAVGGTGALKIGADFLKQLLPNAVVAISDPSWENHRALFETAGFPVQNYRYYDAATHDVNRAGMLEDLNALPNGSIVVLHACCHNPTGVDLSPADWNNVLQAVKAKGHVPFLDMAYQGFGDGIDEDAAAVRLFAESGLTFFVSSSFSKSFSLYGERVGALSIISESKEESARVLSQVKRVIRTNYSNPPTHGASIVAAVLNSPELRAQWEAELAEMRLRIRGMRTQMVDLLAEKAPGRDFSFVGRQRGMFSYSGLTTEQVHRLRNEFGIYALDTGRICVAALNQRNIKAVTDAIVQVI
- the uvrB gene encoding excinuclease ABC subunit UvrB, translated to MSEFQLVTRFEPAGDQPEAIRQMVEGIEAGLAHQTLLGVTGSGKTFSIANVIAQVQRPTLVLAPNKTLAAQLYGEFKAFFPNNAVEYFVSYYDYYQPEAYVPSSDTFIEKDASINDHIEQMRLSATKALLERKDAIIVTTVSCIYGLGSPETYLKMVLHVDRGDKLDQRALLRRLADLQYTRNDMDFARATFRVRGDVIDIFPAESDLEAIRIELFDDEVESISAFDPLTGEVIRKMPRFTFYPKSHYVTPRETLLDAIEGIKVELQERLEYLRSNNKLVEAQRLEQRTRFDLEMILELGYCNGIENYSRYLSGRPAGAAPPTLYDYLPADALLVIDESHVSVPQVGAMYKGDRSRKETLVEYGFRLPSALDNRPMRFDEWEGVSPQTIFVSATPGNYEAEHAGRVVEQVVRPTGLVDPQVEVRPALTQVDDLLSEITKRVAVEERVLVTTLTKRMAEDLTDYLADHGVRVRYLHSDIDTVERVEIIRDLRLGVFDVLVGINLLREGLDMPEVSLVAILDADKEGFLRSERSLIQTIGRAARNLNGRAILYADRMTGSMERAIGETERRREKQIAFNLEHGITPKGVIKDVADIMEGATVPGSRSKKRKGMAKAAEENAKYEAELRSPSEITKRIRALEEKMYQLARDLEFEAAAQMRDEIAKLRERLLTV